The following are encoded together in the Lathyrus oleraceus cultivar Zhongwan6 chromosome 3, CAAS_Psat_ZW6_1.0, whole genome shotgun sequence genome:
- the LOC127129686 gene encoding secreted RxLR effector protein 161-like, with the protein MEEPVYTHWKALKRILRYIQGTVSLGMFYSNSDKYKLVGYSDSDWCGDIDDRKSTSGYVFFMRNTAFTWISKKQPIVTLSTCEAEYVAASWCVCHVIWLRRLMSKMEIEQKDATIIQVDNRSAIELAKNPVNYERSKHIDVRFHFIREHVKEGNVELKHLIGFINKLIERFGKSRDSG; encoded by the exons ATGGAGGAGCCAGTTTACACACATTGGAAAGCATTGAAGCGAATTCTGAGGTACATCCAAGGAACAGTGTCACTTGGGATGTTCTACTCAAATTCAGACAAATACAAGTTGGTTGGTTACTCTGATAGTGATTGGTGCGGAGACATAGACGatcgaaaaagcacttctggataTGTGTTCTTCATGAGAAATACTGCATTCACTTGGATTTCTAAAAAGCAACCAATAGTAACACTTTCGACGTGTGAAGCAGAATATGTAGCAGCATCCTGGTGTGTTTGTCATGTAATATGGCTCAGAAGATTGATGAGTAAAATGGAGATAGAACAGAAAGATGCAACAATAATACAAGTTGACAACAGGTCAGCAATTGAGTTAGCAAAGAATCCAGTAAACTATGAAAGGAGCAAACACATTGACGTTCGCTTCCACTTCATTCGAGAACACGTGAAGGAAGGAAATGTCGAATTGAAGCAT TTAATAGGTTTTATTAATAAGTTAATTGAGAGATTTGGAAAGTCAAGAGATAGTGGGTAA